In Hoeflea ulvae, one genomic interval encodes:
- the clpP gene encoding ATP-dependent Clp endopeptidase proteolytic subunit ClpP: MKNTVENAMALVPMVVEQTNRGERSYDIFSRLLKERIIFITGPVEDHMATLVCAQLLFLEAENPKKEIAIYINSPGGVVTAGMAIYDTMQFIRPAVSTLCVGQAASMGSLLLCAGEKGMRFATPNARIMVHQPSGGFQGQASDIERHAQDIIKMKRRLNEIYVTHTGNDYETVEKTLDRDHFMTASEALEYGLIDRVIDKREYIESPT, from the coding sequence ATGAAAAATACAGTTGAAAACGCCATGGCCCTGGTGCCCATGGTCGTTGAACAGACTAACCGCGGCGAACGGTCCTACGATATTTTTTCGCGGCTTCTCAAGGAGCGGATCATCTTCATCACCGGTCCCGTCGAGGACCATATGGCGACGCTGGTCTGCGCCCAGCTTCTGTTTCTCGAAGCCGAGAATCCGAAGAAGGAAATCGCCATCTACATCAATTCGCCCGGTGGCGTGGTGACGGCCGGCATGGCGATTTACGACACCATGCAGTTCATCCGTCCCGCGGTCTCGACGCTGTGCGTCGGTCAGGCCGCGTCGATGGGATCGCTGCTTCTGTGCGCCGGCGAAAAGGGCATGCGCTTTGCAACGCCCAACGCCCGCATCATGGTGCACCAGCCCTCCGGCGGCTTCCAGGGTCAGGCCTCCGATATCGAGCGCCACGCCCAGGACATCATCAAGATGAAGCGCCGGCTCAACGAAATCTATGTCACCCACACCGGCAATGATTACGAGACTGTCGAGAAGACCCTGGACCGGGACCACTTCATGACAGCCAGTGAAGCGCTTGAATACGGCCTGATCGACCGGGTCATCGACAAGCGCGAATACATCGAAAGCCCGACATAG
- a CDS encoding LysE family translocator codes for MPIDSALALMGFAFVMSASPGPGNFLLLTSGANFGFTRSIPLILGISLGFLSMVGMVGLGLGQLLKSFPVLELGIRLACGFYVLWLALKIARSRSLGSGGETIVGAPFGFAEAAMLQLFNPKAWTVAIIVTASYVDPSAPRKSLIALVLIFAIVNIPTISIWAVSGTALKRFLDKGSRIVVFNHVMAMVLVAAMIPVLLNVSD; via the coding sequence ATGCCGATCGATAGCGCGCTTGCCCTGATGGGTTTTGCATTCGTCATGTCCGCCTCCCCCGGGCCGGGCAACTTCCTGCTGCTGACATCCGGGGCGAATTTCGGCTTCACCCGGTCGATCCCGCTGATCCTCGGCATCAGCCTAGGCTTCCTGAGCATGGTCGGGATGGTCGGGCTGGGGCTGGGGCAGCTGCTCAAGAGCTTCCCGGTGCTGGAACTCGGCATCCGCCTCGCCTGTGGGTTCTATGTCCTCTGGCTGGCCCTGAAAATCGCCCGCAGCCGCTCGCTGGGTTCGGGCGGCGAGACCATCGTCGGCGCGCCGTTCGGCTTTGCTGAAGCCGCAATGCTGCAACTGTTCAATCCCAAGGCCTGGACCGTGGCGATCATCGTCACGGCCTCCTATGTCGATCCGTCAGCGCCACGGAAAAGCCTGATTGCCCTGGTGCTGATCTTTGCAATTGTGAACATTCCCACCATCAGCATCTGGGCCGTGTCCGGAACAGCATTGAAGCGGTTCCTGGACAAGGGCAGCAGGATCGTCGTGTTCAACCATGTCATGGCCATGGTCCTTGTGGCGGCAATGATACCCGTGCTTTTGAACGTCTCAGACTAG
- a CDS encoding AraC family transcriptional regulator — MDVLTEIFSTLRLQAGLYFSTAIRGDFAIGLAAERRRIRFHLVLEGKCVVTVPDQDQISLAQGDLVLIPDGAPQILSSGENVAAPVDLDDLIARVPPVDGVLHHGDVGPLCRILCGFLRFDEAIDHPVLDSLPPMIPLRQSCDAAPSGVAASLALLHAETSEPGAGQASILHRIVEILLMQIVRSSLPDHAAHPNGFARALADPRLSRALSAMHSGFETAWDIEMLAARAGMSRSRFAESFSATVGMTPFAYLTRWRMIKARELLQQPGLDMAEIAERCGYRSVPAFGRRFAAMFAVGPGEWRRQAQSYSQNAPGMPPNSKP; from the coding sequence ATGGACGTGCTCACCGAAATCTTTTCCACACTGCGCCTGCAGGCAGGGCTGTATTTCAGCACCGCGATACGCGGCGATTTTGCCATCGGACTGGCGGCGGAGCGGCGGCGCATACGGTTTCACCTGGTTCTGGAAGGCAAATGCGTGGTCACGGTTCCGGATCAGGACCAGATCAGCCTTGCCCAGGGCGATCTGGTGCTGATCCCCGATGGCGCGCCGCAAATCCTGTCCTCCGGTGAAAATGTTGCCGCCCCGGTCGATCTTGACGATCTGATCGCGCGCGTGCCGCCGGTGGACGGTGTCTTGCACCATGGCGACGTGGGTCCGCTGTGCCGCATCCTGTGCGGGTTTCTTCGCTTCGACGAGGCAATCGACCATCCTGTTCTCGACAGTCTGCCGCCGATGATCCCGCTGCGCCAGTCATGCGATGCGGCACCGTCCGGTGTTGCGGCCTCGCTGGCGCTTCTGCATGCGGAAACGAGCGAGCCCGGGGCGGGGCAGGCATCGATCCTGCACAGGATAGTGGAAATTCTGCTGATGCAGATCGTGCGGTCGAGCCTGCCCGATCATGCAGCTCATCCGAACGGTTTCGCCCGCGCCCTGGCAGATCCGCGGCTGTCGCGAGCGCTGTCGGCCATGCATTCCGGCTTCGAGACAGCCTGGGACATCGAAATGCTTGCGGCCCGGGCCGGCATGTCGCGGTCCCGTTTTGCCGAGAGTTTCAGCGCAACCGTCGGGATGACGCCCTTTGCCTATCTGACCCGGTGGAGAATGATAAAGGCTCGCGAGCTGTTGCAGCAGCCCGGGCTTGATATGGCCGAGATTGCCGAGCGATGCGGCTACCGCTCGGTGCCTGCCTTTGGCAGGCGCTTTGCGGCGATGTTCGCAGTCGGGCCCGGGGAATGGCGCAGGCAGGCGCAGTCATACAGTCAAAATGCACCCGGGATGCCGCCAAATTCAAAACCGTAA